One window of the Pseudomonadota bacterium genome contains the following:
- the tsaB gene encoding tRNA (adenosine(37)-N6)-threonylcarbamoyltransferase complex dimerization subunit type 1 TsaB, with amino-acid sequence MKLLAIDTATDACTVALAIDDQARCAHTHEPRVHAKQLLAMIDELLREADMALGGLDGIVVGVGPGSFTGVRIGCSTAQGLALAGDIQVLPVSSLATVAAQFVPHRFAEASPERTAQRVIVAQDARMGELYWGAFEPSPADVLSTRVSDRADPPERLLARAKALSDGEKPLLLAGTGAQAHPSLRELLRVHDTCAPALPSARDALALGARDLLHGPGGVPPEQALPVYFRPPV; translated from the coding sequence GTGAAGCTGCTCGCCATCGACACGGCGACCGACGCATGCACGGTCGCCCTCGCCATCGACGATCAGGCGCGCTGCGCGCATACCCATGAGCCGCGCGTACACGCGAAGCAGCTACTCGCCATGATCGATGAGCTCCTGCGGGAGGCGGACATGGCCTTGGGCGGACTCGACGGCATCGTGGTCGGCGTTGGGCCCGGCAGCTTCACTGGCGTGCGAATCGGTTGCAGCACTGCGCAAGGGCTCGCCCTCGCAGGCGACATCCAAGTGCTGCCGGTATCCAGCCTGGCCACGGTGGCCGCGCAGTTCGTGCCGCATCGCTTCGCCGAGGCAAGCCCCGAGCGCACAGCGCAGCGGGTCATCGTGGCGCAGGATGCGCGGATGGGAGAACTATACTGGGGGGCTTTCGAGCCCTCGCCGGCCGATGTGCTGAGCACGCGCGTAAGCGATCGCGCAGATCCGCCCGAGCGCTTGCTAGCGCGCGCGAAGGCGCTGAGCGACGGGGAAAAACCGCTCCTACTGGCGGGCACGGGCGCGCAGGCACACCCCAGCCTGCGCGAGTTGCTGCGTGTGCACGACACGTGTGCACCGGCCCTTCCGAGCGCTCGCGACGCCCTGGCACTGGGGGCTCGCGACTTGCTTCACGGCCCAGGCGGAGTGCCCCCCGAGCAGGCGCTACCGGTATACTTCCGCCCGCCGGTGTAG
- the phoB gene encoding phosphate regulon transcriptional regulator PhoB: MSRTLGGTKPVGDQRILIVEDEQAIREMTAFGLRRAGFEVAQAEDCRGARSMIADKQPDLILLDWMLPEMSGLKFVRSLKKDSKTSDIPVIMLTARSQEEDKVKGLDSGADDYITKPFSARELNARVRALLRRAAPSGDAEVLKAEALELDLPGHRVTAHGKPVQLGPTEFKLLKFFMSHQDRVYSRTQLLDRVWGGNVYVEERTVDVHIRRLRKALSEHGCDSYIQTVRGAGYRFSVKTE, translated from the coding sequence ATGAGCCGGACCCTGGGAGGGACCAAGCCAGTGGGTGACCAGCGCATTCTGATCGTCGAGGACGAACAGGCGATTCGAGAGATGACGGCGTTTGGCTTGCGTCGTGCCGGCTTCGAGGTGGCCCAAGCAGAAGACTGCCGCGGTGCCAGGTCTATGATCGCTGACAAGCAACCGGACCTGATTTTGCTCGACTGGATGCTGCCGGAGATGAGCGGACTAAAGTTCGTTCGTAGCCTCAAGAAGGACTCTAAGACCAGCGATATCCCTGTCATCATGCTCACGGCCCGCAGTCAAGAAGAAGATAAGGTCAAGGGGCTCGATAGTGGGGCTGACGACTACATCACCAAACCTTTTTCGGCGCGCGAGCTGAACGCACGCGTGCGGGCGCTGCTGCGGCGCGCGGCACCTTCCGGTGATGCGGAGGTCCTCAAGGCCGAAGCGCTGGAGCTAGACCTGCCTGGCCATCGGGTAACCGCGCACGGTAAGCCGGTGCAGTTGGGTCCCACCGAGTTCAAGCTCCTCAAGTTTTTCATGAGTCACCAGGATCGAGTGTACAGCCGCACACAGTTGCTCGATCGCGTGTGGGGCGGCAACGTATACGTGGAAGAGCGTACCGTCGACGTGCACATTCGACGCCTGCGTAAGGCCTTGTCGGAGCATGGCTGCGATAGCTACATTCAGACCGTCCGCGGCGCGGGCTATCGTTTCTCTGTGAAGACTGAGTAG